A genomic region of uncultured Roseibium sp. contains the following coding sequences:
- a CDS encoding DEAD/DEAH box helicase — MSFDTLGLSEKVLAAVDAAGYKEPTAIQAGAIPQVLERRDILGIAQTGTGKTASFTLPMLTLLEKGRARARMPRTLILEPTRELAAQVEENFEKYGTNHKLNVALLIGGVSFAEQDRKLDRGTDVLIATPGRLLDHFERGKLLLQGVEILVIDEADRMLDMGFIPDIERICKLIPFTRQTLFFSATMPPEIQRLTDTFLQNPARIEVAPTSSTAENVSQQLKASPSKDFEKRAALRELLDGAEDLQNAIVFCNRKRDVSTLFRSLERHEYNVGTLHGDMDQRTRMMMLDSFRKGSIKLLVASDVAARGLDIPEVSHVFNYDVPINAEDYVHRIGRTGRAGRSGTAYTLVTGEDKKYLDAIETLIKKTIDWLGEPIDFEAAAKERKARRKSGKTSKSESSNDNDAPQTKSSGRRRSQAKQRDADTDGRQEQKDAMSPVSVSELPQKPASKKARNDKLEPAFSAGVHIPAFLLREPRPKKAS; from the coding sequence ATGTCATTTGATACTCTCGGTCTTAGCGAGAAGGTGCTCGCTGCAGTTGACGCAGCAGGTTACAAGGAACCCACAGCGATCCAGGCCGGCGCGATACCGCAGGTGCTGGAACGGCGGGACATTCTCGGCATTGCGCAGACCGGGACCGGCAAGACTGCCAGCTTCACGCTGCCCATGCTGACGCTTCTTGAGAAAGGGCGCGCACGGGCACGCATGCCGCGCACGCTTATTCTGGAGCCGACGCGCGAACTCGCCGCCCAGGTTGAAGAGAATTTCGAGAAATACGGCACCAACCACAAACTCAATGTGGCTCTGCTCATTGGAGGTGTCTCCTTTGCCGAACAGGACAGGAAACTCGATCGCGGCACGGACGTCCTGATCGCGACTCCCGGACGGCTGCTCGACCATTTCGAGCGCGGCAAGCTCCTGCTGCAAGGCGTTGAAATCCTGGTCATCGACGAAGCCGACCGCATGTTGGACATGGGGTTCATCCCGGATATCGAGCGGATTTGCAAGCTGATCCCGTTCACGCGCCAGACGCTGTTCTTCTCGGCAACGATGCCGCCTGAAATTCAGCGCCTCACCGACACGTTCCTTCAGAACCCGGCACGGATCGAAGTTGCACCGACCTCTTCCACGGCAGAAAACGTGAGCCAGCAGTTGAAAGCGTCTCCGTCCAAGGACTTTGAAAAGCGCGCTGCATTGCGCGAGCTTCTGGACGGAGCCGAAGATCTGCAGAACGCGATCGTGTTCTGCAACCGCAAGCGCGATGTGTCGACGCTGTTCCGCTCGCTCGAACGCCATGAATACAATGTCGGCACCCTGCACGGGGACATGGACCAGCGCACACGGATGATGATGTTGGACAGCTTCCGGAAAGGCAGCATCAAGCTGCTCGTTGCCAGCGATGTCGCTGCGCGCGGGCTCGACATTCCCGAAGTCAGCCACGTGTTCAACTACGACGTGCCGATCAACGCTGAAGACTATGTTCACCGTATCGGCCGAACGGGACGCGCGGGCCGCAGCGGGACCGCCTACACACTCGTGACGGGCGAAGACAAAAAGTATCTCGATGCGATCGAGACGCTGATCAAGAAGACAATTGACTGGCTCGGTGAGCCGATTGATTTCGAGGCAGCCGCCAAGGAGCGCAAGGCGCGCCGCAAATCAGGCAAGACCTCCAAGAGCGAATCCAGCAACGACAACGACGCCCCTCAGACAAAGTCGTCTGGCAGACGTCGTTCGCAGGCCAAACAGCGTGATGCCGACACGGACGGCAGACAGGAGCAGAAAGACGCAATGAGCCCGGTATCAGTCTCGGAACTTCCGCAAAAACCCGCGAGCAAAAAAGCCAGGAACGACAAACTCGAACCTGCTTTCAGCGCGGGTGTCCACATACCGGCCTTCCTGCTGCGCGAGCCGCGTCCGAAAAAAGCGTCGTAA
- a CDS encoding SUF system Fe-S cluster assembly protein, with protein sequence MENATTIDTAADGAELQAEVSAKTTIPEAELDRLTTDIVGALKSVYDPEIPCDIYELGLIYKVDIEDDRSINIDMTLTAPGCPVAGEMPGWVENAVSAVAGVGPVNVDMVFDPPWTPDRMSDEAKVALNWY encoded by the coding sequence ATGGAAAACGCAACAACGATAGATACCGCCGCGGACGGCGCTGAACTGCAGGCAGAAGTGTCTGCGAAGACGACGATCCCGGAGGCCGAACTCGACAGGCTGACGACGGACATCGTCGGTGCCCTGAAATCGGTCTACGATCCGGAAATCCCTTGCGATATCTATGAGCTCGGCCTGATCTACAAGGTCGATATCGAAGACGATCGCTCGATCAACATCGATATGACCCTGACCGCGCCGGGATGTCCGGTTGCCGGGGAAATGCCGGGTTGGGTCGAAAACGCGGTTTCGGCCGTCGCAGGTGTTGGCCCGGTCAATGTCGATATGGTGTTCGACCCGCCCTGGACGCCCGACCGTATGTCGGACGAAGCGAAAGTGGCACTCAACTGGTATTGA
- the sufC gene encoding Fe-S cluster assembly ATPase SufC: MLEIKNLHARIAEDETEILRGVDLTVRAGEVHAIMGPNGSGKSTLSYVLAGKEDYEITEGEVLFNGENMLEMEPDERAAAGMFLAFQYPIEIPGVATMEFLKTAMNAQRKARGEDVLSIPDFMKRVKAAANHLNVSMDMLKRPLNVGFSGGEKKRAEILQMSLLEPKLCVLDETDSGLDIDALRIVSEGVNALRGPDRAMVVITHYQRLLDHIVPDVVHVLSKGRIVKTGDKDLALELEKNGYADYVDAAA; the protein is encoded by the coding sequence ATGCTTGAGATCAAAAACCTTCACGCCCGCATCGCGGAAGACGAAACGGAAATCTTGCGCGGTGTCGATCTGACCGTCAGGGCAGGCGAAGTGCACGCCATCATGGGTCCCAACGGCTCAGGCAAATCGACGCTGTCCTACGTTCTGGCCGGCAAGGAAGACTATGAAATCACCGAGGGTGAAGTGCTCTTCAACGGTGAGAACATGCTGGAGATGGAACCGGACGAGCGGGCAGCCGCCGGCATGTTCCTGGCATTCCAGTATCCGATCGAAATTCCGGGCGTCGCCACGATGGAATTCCTGAAAACGGCCATGAACGCGCAGCGCAAGGCGCGCGGCGAGGATGTCCTCTCCATCCCGGACTTCATGAAGCGCGTGAAGGCGGCGGCAAACCACCTCAACGTTTCCATGGACATGTTGAAGCGTCCGCTCAATGTCGGCTTTTCCGGCGGCGAGAAGAAGCGCGCCGAAATTCTCCAGATGTCTTTGCTGGAGCCGAAGCTCTGCGTGCTCGACGAGACCGACTCCGGCCTCGATATCGACGCGCTGCGGATCGTTTCGGAAGGCGTCAACGCGCTTCGCGGGCCGGATCGGGCGATGGTCGTGATCACGCACTACCAGCGTCTGCTCGATCATATCGTGCCGGACGTGGTCCACGTTCTGTCCAAGGGACGGATCGTCAAGACCGGTGACAAGGATCTGGCGCTCGAGCTGGAGAAGAACGGTTACGCAGACTACGTCGACGCAGCCGCTTGA
- a CDS encoding GGDEF domain-containing protein — protein MPAYPRSYELWYTYAAGYNQGLNRAVNETIKEKGRVSTDEMLNLYGRFLSPTRLGDRLDEVGTKVSREVEELIESLKLSADATSDYGSSLEQAGEKIKRLDDPKKLQLYVTHLVKSTQNAVASNRKLESQLLESKKHIENLQSSLEAIRYESLTDELTTLNNRKHFEVSLEKIVDQSKDSTRSFALLMTDIDHFKKFNDTYGHQTGDQVLRLVALAVKQNIKTQDIACRYGGEEFSIILPQSNLEEAGEIGERIRTAVMSKELVKRSTGENLGRVTISVGIATFEQIDTAHSIVSRADEALYAAKNAGRNLVKTELDLPSAKAAEHVA, from the coding sequence TTGCCGGCATACCCGCGCTCCTATGAGCTCTGGTACACATATGCGGCCGGCTACAATCAGGGTCTCAACAGGGCCGTCAACGAGACCATCAAGGAAAAAGGCCGGGTCAGCACCGATGAAATGCTGAACCTTTACGGGCGTTTCCTTTCCCCTACGCGCCTCGGCGACCGCCTCGACGAAGTCGGCACCAAGGTTTCCAGGGAAGTCGAAGAACTCATCGAATCGCTGAAACTGAGCGCAGACGCGACGTCGGACTATGGCAGCTCCCTCGAACAGGCCGGGGAAAAAATCAAGCGGCTGGACGATCCTAAGAAACTGCAGCTCTACGTCACGCATCTCGTGAAATCGACCCAGAATGCTGTGGCTTCCAACCGGAAGCTCGAAAGCCAGCTGCTTGAGTCGAAAAAGCACATCGAGAACCTGCAGTCCTCGCTCGAAGCGATTCGCTATGAATCTCTGACGGACGAGTTGACGACGCTGAACAACCGGAAACACTTCGAAGTTTCACTGGAAAAGATCGTCGACCAGTCCAAGGACAGCACGCGCAGCTTTGCGCTGCTGATGACGGATATCGATCATTTCAAGAAGTTCAACGACACCTACGGACACCAGACGGGTGACCAAGTGCTGCGTCTCGTCGCGCTGGCGGTCAAGCAGAACATCAAGACACAGGACATTGCCTGCCGGTATGGCGGCGAGGAGTTTTCCATCATCCTGCCTCAGTCTAACCTTGAAGAAGCGGGCGAGATCGGTGAACGCATCAGAACCGCGGTGATGTCAAAGGAACTGGTGAAGCGTTCAACCGGCGAGAATCTCGGGCGCGTGACGATATCGGTCGGTATCGCAACCTTTGAACAGATCGATACGGCACACTCAATCGTATCCCGCGCCGACGAGGCGCTTTATGCAGCCAAGAATGCCGGCCGGAACCTGGTCAAGACCGAACTTGACCTGCCGTCGGCCAAGGCTGCCGAACACGTCGCCTGA
- a CDS encoding cysteine desulfurase gives MTAATAEKEPVTTGYDVEAIRRDFPILSREVYGKPLVYLDNGASAQKPNAVIDAVTKAYSEEYANVHRGLHFLSNTATDNYEAAREKVRRFLNAKSVDEVVFTKSTTEAINLVSYGLGPDFFGEGDEIVLSIMEHHSNIVPWHFHRERHGSVLKWVYVREDGTFDLDAFVDTLTDRTKLVAITQMSNVLGTVVPIKEICEIAHERGIQVLVDGSQAAVHMPVDVQDLGCDYYVFTGHKVYGPSGIGVLWGKPERLNALRPFNGGGEMILDVTEDVITYNEPPHRFEAGTPPIVQAIGLGAALDYMDLIGRENIARHEADLKDYAHEKLREINSLRIFGNAPGKGAIVSFEVQGAHAHDVATIIDRAGVAVRAGTHCAQPLLARYGVTSTCRASFGLYNTRGEVDALYEALLKAQSFFG, from the coding sequence ATGACCGCCGCGACTGCAGAAAAAGAACCCGTCACAACGGGATACGACGTGGAAGCCATCCGCCGGGATTTTCCGATCCTGTCGCGGGAAGTTTACGGCAAGCCACTGGTCTACCTGGACAACGGCGCATCGGCCCAGAAACCGAACGCCGTTATTGATGCCGTCACCAAGGCTTATTCGGAAGAATATGCCAACGTGCATCGTGGGCTGCATTTCCTGTCGAACACGGCGACGGACAACTACGAGGCGGCACGCGAAAAGGTGCGCCGGTTCCTGAATGCCAAGTCCGTCGACGAGGTCGTCTTCACCAAATCGACCACGGAAGCCATCAACCTGGTGTCCTATGGGCTCGGTCCGGATTTCTTCGGCGAGGGCGACGAGATCGTGCTCTCGATCATGGAGCACCATTCCAACATCGTGCCATGGCATTTCCATCGTGAACGGCATGGCTCGGTTCTGAAATGGGTGTATGTGCGCGAGGACGGAACGTTTGACCTCGATGCCTTTGTGGACACGTTGACCGACCGGACCAAGCTTGTCGCCATCACGCAGATGTCCAATGTTCTCGGCACTGTGGTTCCGATCAAGGAAATCTGCGAGATCGCGCACGAAAGGGGCATTCAGGTTCTGGTCGATGGCAGCCAGGCCGCGGTTCACATGCCCGTCGATGTCCAGGATCTCGGCTGTGACTATTACGTCTTCACAGGCCACAAGGTCTACGGTCCTTCGGGGATCGGCGTCCTTTGGGGCAAGCCGGAGCGGTTGAACGCCTTGCGTCCGTTCAACGGCGGCGGCGAAATGATCCTTGATGTCACCGAGGACGTCATCACCTACAACGAGCCGCCGCACAGGTTTGAAGCCGGAACGCCACCGATTGTCCAGGCGATCGGCCTTGGCGCCGCGCTGGACTACATGGACCTGATCGGGCGCGAGAACATTGCGCGCCACGAGGCGGATCTGAAGGACTACGCGCATGAGAAGCTGCGTGAAATCAACTCGCTTCGGATCTTCGGAAATGCCCCCGGCAAGGGTGCCATCGTCTCGTTCGAGGTTCAGGGCGCACACGCGCACGACGTGGCGACCATCATTGATCGCGCCGGGGTGGCGGTGAGGGCGGGCACTCACTGCGCGCAGCCACTCTTGGCAAGATACGGTGTAACCTCTACATGTCGTGCAAGCTTCGGCCTCTACAACACGCGCGGGGAAGTGGACGCGCTTTATGAGGCCCTGTTGAAGGCACAAAGCTTTTTCGGGTAA
- the tenA gene encoding thiaminase II, producing MTLFERLKTHSASQWADYTRHPFVEQLGKGELPIECFKHYLVQDYLFLIQFARAYALGVYKSPTIADMRHSLEGVKAILDVELELHIEICGRWGMERQEIENAPEDTPTMAYTRFVLDAGMSGDLLDLQAALAPCILGYAEIGKQLQQDGGDNSENPYQRWIQEYAGEGYQDLAKGFEAWFEATSDLVLTDHRYPRVLSLFEKACRLESDFWQMGLDAKG from the coding sequence ATGACACTGTTTGAACGGCTCAAGACGCATTCAGCGTCCCAGTGGGCCGATTACACGCGCCACCCCTTTGTCGAACAGCTTGGCAAGGGCGAGCTGCCGATTGAGTGTTTCAAACACTATCTCGTCCAGGACTACCTGTTCCTCATCCAGTTCGCGCGGGCCTACGCACTCGGCGTCTACAAGAGCCCGACGATTGCCGACATGCGCCACTCGCTTGAAGGGGTGAAGGCGATCCTGGATGTGGAACTGGAGCTTCATATCGAGATTTGCGGCCGCTGGGGAATGGAGCGGCAGGAGATCGAGAACGCGCCCGAAGACACGCCAACAATGGCCTACACGCGGTTTGTTCTGGATGCCGGCATGTCCGGCGACCTGCTTGACCTGCAGGCCGCGCTGGCTCCGTGTATCCTTGGATATGCTGAAATCGGCAAACAGCTGCAGCAGGATGGTGGCGACAATTCCGAAAACCCGTATCAGCGCTGGATCCAGGAATATGCCGGTGAAGGCTACCAGGATCTGGCAAAGGGTTTCGAGGCCTGGTTCGAAGCAACCTCGGACCTGGTCCTGACGGATCACAGATATCCGCGTGTCCTGTCACTCTTTGAAAAAGCGTGCCGGCTGGAAAGTGATTTCTGGCAGATGGGACTTGACGCGAAAGGATAA
- the sufB gene encoding Fe-S cluster assembly protein SufB gives MPAVQETIDQVKAIDVDQYKYGFVTDIESEKGAKGLSEETIRFLSAKKNEPEWMTEWRLDALRRFQQMDEPDWARVSYPKIDFDDLYYWAAPKSVEGPKSLDEVDPELLATYAKLGIPLAEQEILAGVEPKNRVAVDAVFDSVSVVTTFKEELKKAGVIFCSISEAVREYPDLVKKYLGSVVPVTDNYYATLNSAVFSDGSFVYIPEGVRCPMELSTYFRINEQNTGQFERTLIIAEKGSYVSYLEGCTAPQRDENQLHAAVVELVALDDAEIKYSTVQNWFPGDKDGKGGIYNFVTKRGDCRGKNSKISWTQVETGSAITWKYPSCILRGENSRGEFYSIAVSNGYQQVDSGTKMIHLGKNSSSRIISKGISAGRSQNTYRGLVSAHRKASNARNFTQCDSLLIGQDCGAHTVPYIESKNASAQFEHEATTSKISDDQMFYCLQRGLSEEEAVALIVNGFVKDVIQQLPMEFAVEAQKLISISLEGSVG, from the coding sequence ATGCCAGCTGTACAGGAAACCATCGATCAGGTGAAAGCTATCGATGTTGACCAGTATAAATACGGCTTTGTGACCGACATTGAGTCGGAAAAAGGCGCCAAGGGTCTGTCCGAAGAGACAATCCGGTTTCTGTCCGCAAAGAAGAACGAGCCGGAATGGATGACGGAATGGCGCCTGGACGCGCTGCGCCGGTTCCAGCAGATGGACGAGCCGGACTGGGCGCGCGTCTCGTATCCGAAGATCGATTTCGACGACCTCTATTATTGGGCTGCCCCCAAATCCGTGGAAGGGCCGAAGAGCCTCGATGAGGTCGATCCGGAACTTCTGGCTACTTACGCGAAGCTCGGCATCCCGCTGGCCGAGCAGGAAATCCTGGCTGGCGTTGAGCCGAAGAACCGTGTTGCCGTCGATGCGGTCTTCGATTCCGTCTCCGTCGTCACCACCTTCAAGGAAGAGCTGAAGAAGGCCGGTGTCATCTTCTGTTCCATTTCCGAGGCGGTGCGCGAATATCCGGATCTGGTCAAGAAATATCTCGGCTCCGTGGTGCCGGTGACGGACAACTACTACGCCACGCTAAACTCGGCTGTCTTTTCCGACGGATCCTTCGTCTATATCCCGGAGGGCGTCCGCTGCCCGATGGAATTGTCGACCTATTTCCGCATCAACGAGCAGAACACCGGTCAGTTCGAACGTACGCTGATCATTGCCGAAAAGGGCTCCTACGTCTCCTATCTGGAAGGCTGCACGGCGCCGCAGCGTGATGAAAACCAGCTGCATGCGGCTGTTGTCGAACTGGTTGCGCTGGACGATGCCGAGATCAAGTATTCCACCGTCCAGAACTGGTTCCCCGGCGACAAGGACGGCAAGGGCGGCATCTACAATTTCGTCACCAAGCGGGGCGACTGCCGTGGCAAGAATTCCAAGATCTCCTGGACCCAGGTCGAGACCGGCTCTGCGATCACGTGGAAATATCCGTCCTGCATCCTGCGCGGCGAGAATTCGCGCGGCGAGTTCTATTCCATTGCCGTTTCCAACGGCTACCAGCAAGTCGACAGCGGCACCAAGATGATCCACCTGGGCAAGAATTCGTCCAGCCGGATCATCTCAAAGGGCATTTCCGCCGGACGGTCCCAGAACACCTATCGCGGTCTCGTCTCCGCGCACAGGAAGGCGTCGAACGCACGTAACTTCACCCAGTGCGACTCGTTGCTGATCGGTCAGGACTGCGGTGCGCACACGGTGCCTTACATCGAAAGCAAGAACGCATCGGCCCAGTTCGAGCACGAGGCGACCACCTCGAAGATCTCGGACGACCAGATGTTCTATTGCCTGCAGCGCGGCCTGTCGGAAGAAGAAGCGGTGGCGCTGATCGTCAACGGCTTCGTCAAGGACGTCATCCAGCAACTGCCGATGGAATTCGCCGTTGAGGCACAGAAGCTGATTTCGATCAGCCTGGAAGGATCGGTGGGCTGA
- the sufA gene encoding Fe-S cluster assembly scaffold SufA encodes MASAGKFQVMTMTDSAAERVRELVENTDKDAIGLRVGIKKGGCAGMEYTMDLVENAKPGDDVIEDKGAKLFIDPSAVLFLLGTEMDFEVTKFRSGFVFKNPNEVSACGCGESVSLQAADEGALPLN; translated from the coding sequence ATGGCATCCGCCGGAAAATTCCAGGTCATGACCATGACCGACAGCGCCGCCGAGCGCGTCAGGGAACTTGTCGAAAACACCGACAAGGATGCCATCGGGTTGCGCGTCGGGATCAAGAAGGGCGGCTGCGCCGGCATGGAATACACCATGGACCTGGTTGAAAACGCCAAGCCGGGCGATGACGTGATCGAAGACAAGGGTGCAAAACTCTTTATAGATCCGTCTGCGGTGCTGTTCCTTCTCGGAACGGAAATGGACTTTGAAGTCACGAAATTCCGCTCCGGTTTCGTGTTCAAGAACCCGAATGAAGTTTCCGCGTGCGGCTGCGGCGAATCCGTGTCGCTTCAGGCGGCAGACGAAGGTGCCTTACCCCTCAACTGA
- the sufD gene encoding Fe-S cluster assembly protein SufD, which yields MPIRHTQAESDLFDRFEAAKPDLAGSVAVAALREAAVDQIRDRGLPHRRVEEYKYSDLRAFMKSAAQLVSNAEVASTKQLLADQNLFGDLERHRIVVANGSFIADLSDVEALAAEGVTVTDLNEALAGEHGSQLLASPKTGPSDGVVALNTAFVTGGVVVEVAGGAEVSKPVELVHVATSSGAQVTRNKVRVGAGGNLKLLETFVGETGEGGEINAVFDYDVADRAFLAATRLIVGTNDSANLLTTIATIGAEAEFKSLGFMAGPRFARNQQFINFTGENSEAKIYGVTMAGGSDLADQTLIVDHAVPHCNSREFFKTVLDGNAKGVYQGRINVAQHAQKTDGEMMTQALLLSEDAEMANKPELEIFADDVLCAHGATSGQIDEDLLFYLRARGIPEDEAKTLLVLAFLSEAIEEYGEDDVTEGLEARVRDWLAGH from the coding sequence ATGCCTATCAGACACACCCAGGCCGAGAGCGATCTGTTCGACCGTTTCGAGGCCGCGAAACCGGACCTTGCCGGTTCCGTCGCTGTTGCCGCGTTGCGCGAGGCAGCCGTCGACCAGATCAGGGACCGCGGATTGCCGCATCGCCGCGTTGAAGAATACAAGTATTCGGATCTGCGTGCGTTCATGAAGTCCGCGGCGCAGCTCGTTTCCAACGCCGAGGTTGCCAGCACGAAACAGTTGCTGGCGGACCAGAACCTTTTCGGCGACCTGGAACGTCACAGGATTGTCGTTGCCAACGGATCTTTCATTGCGGACCTGTCTGACGTCGAGGCGCTTGCAGCTGAAGGCGTCACGGTCACCGATCTCAACGAAGCGCTTGCCGGTGAACACGGGTCACAGCTGCTTGCCTCGCCGAAAACCGGACCCAGTGACGGCGTTGTCGCCCTCAACACCGCCTTCGTGACAGGCGGCGTTGTTGTCGAGGTTGCCGGTGGTGCCGAAGTATCGAAGCCTGTCGAGCTTGTCCACGTGGCAACGTCGTCCGGTGCCCAGGTGACCCGCAACAAGGTCCGCGTCGGCGCGGGCGGAAATCTGAAGCTGCTGGAGACCTTCGTCGGTGAGACAGGCGAGGGCGGCGAAATCAACGCTGTTTTCGACTACGATGTAGCAGACAGGGCCTTCCTGGCAGCGACGCGTCTGATCGTCGGGACGAATGATTCCGCCAACCTCCTGACGACGATTGCGACCATCGGAGCGGAAGCGGAATTCAAGTCGCTTGGTTTCATGGCGGGCCCGCGTTTTGCGCGCAATCAGCAGTTCATCAATTTCACGGGTGAAAACTCCGAAGCCAAGATCTACGGCGTCACCATGGCCGGCGGCAGCGATCTGGCGGACCAGACGCTGATCGTTGACCACGCTGTTCCGCATTGCAACAGCCGTGAGTTCTTCAAGACCGTGCTCGACGGCAACGCCAAGGGTGTTTACCAGGGGCGGATCAACGTCGCGCAGCATGCGCAGAAGACCGACGGCGAAATGATGACGCAGGCGCTGCTTCTGTCGGAAGACGCCGAGATGGCGAACAAGCCCGAACTCGAGATCTTCGCTGATGACGTGTTGTGCGCGCACGGCGCCACCAGTGGCCAGATCGACGAGGACCTCCTGTTCTACCTGCGTGCCCGGGGCATACCGGAAGACGAAGCCAAAACGCTCCTCGTTCTTGCCTTCCTCTCGGAAGCCATCGAGGAATATGGCGAGGACGATGTGACCGAGGGTCTGGAAGCGCGTGTGCGTGACTGGCTTGCCGGTCACTAG
- a CDS encoding cysteine desulfurase family protein, whose translation MPRLSAPIYLDYNAGAPLRPGARDAMIEVLKDTGNASSVHANGRKARGRVEAARDRVAELCGTGARSVTFVSGGTEANMTALSRVWQDGGNPVYLDKLFISATEHPSVMTGGRFAVADQTIVPVDGNGVVKLDALRQSIANAEPGLVSVMAANNETGVIQPLAEIGALAREHGHFFHVDAVQAAGRVRIDMDGWQADAITLSAHKFGGPQGIGAVVTRSTSRSPAPLMIGGGQENWRRGGTENVAAIAAFGHAAEDARSDLDAVEHLQDMRSRLEAGLKSVCQDTVIFGEGAGRLANTTCFAVRDLPAETALIALDLERVSVSSGSACSSGKVSVSHVLTAMDVDEALARCAIRVSMGWDTRPEEIDAFLELWPAVVDRLNPKARSKAA comes from the coding sequence ATGCCGCGTCTATCGGCCCCGATCTATCTCGATTACAACGCTGGTGCGCCGCTGCGTCCCGGCGCACGGGATGCCATGATCGAGGTTTTGAAGGACACGGGCAACGCCTCTTCGGTGCACGCGAACGGCCGCAAGGCACGCGGCAGGGTTGAGGCGGCGAGGGACCGTGTCGCTGAGCTTTGCGGCACGGGCGCACGGTCGGTGACGTTCGTATCCGGCGGCACGGAAGCGAACATGACCGCTCTGTCCCGCGTTTGGCAGGATGGCGGCAATCCCGTTTATCTGGACAAACTATTCATCAGCGCTACCGAACACCCGTCCGTGATGACGGGCGGCCGGTTCGCCGTTGCCGACCAGACAATCGTTCCGGTGGACGGCAATGGCGTCGTCAAACTCGACGCGCTGAGACAGAGCATTGCCAATGCCGAACCGGGACTTGTGTCCGTAATGGCGGCCAACAATGAAACGGGTGTCATTCAGCCACTTGCCGAAATCGGCGCGCTTGCGCGTGAACACGGACACTTTTTTCATGTGGATGCCGTTCAGGCCGCCGGTCGCGTCCGGATCGACATGGACGGCTGGCAGGCAGACGCGATCACGCTATCCGCACACAAATTCGGCGGGCCTCAGGGTATTGGCGCCGTTGTGACGAGGTCGACGTCCAGGTCGCCCGCTCCGCTGATGATCGGTGGAGGCCAGGAAAACTGGCGCCGGGGCGGCACCGAAAATGTTGCGGCAATCGCGGCGTTCGGTCATGCGGCGGAAGACGCGCGGTCGGACCTGGATGCCGTCGAGCATCTGCAGGACATGAGATCAAGGCTCGAAGCCGGATTGAAATCGGTCTGCCAGGACACAGTTATCTTTGGCGAGGGTGCCGGCAGGCTTGCAAATACGACCTGTTTTGCCGTTCGGGACCTTCCTGCCGAGACTGCGCTGATCGCTTTGGATCTGGAGCGCGTATCAGTTTCATCCGGTTCGGCGTGCTCGTCGGGAAAGGTGTCCGTATCGCACGTGCTGACCGCAATGGATGTGGACGAGGCACTGGCGCGGTGTGCGATCCGTGTAAGCATGGGCTGGGACACCCGGCCTGAGGAGATCGACGCATTTCTGGAGCTCTGGCCGGCGGTTGTCGACAGGCTCAACCCGAAGGCGCGCAGCAAAGCTGCGTGA